The following is a genomic window from Flavobacteriales bacterium.
CCGGGATCAGCAAGACAGACTGGAGCTGGGCGCCGCTGCTGGCCGACCTGGACAATGACGGTTGGAAGGACCTGCTGGTGACCAACGGCTACAAGCGCGATATGCGTGACAACGATTACAGTGCCAAGGCCAAGGCGATCAGAGCCTCCGGACAGGCCATGCGCCCCATGGAAGTGCTGGCGCTCGTGCCCAGCACCCAGGTCCGCAACTACCTGTACCGGAACAATGGCGACCTGGGCTTCCGGAACGTGTCGGTCGAATGGGGCTTCAAGGAGGCCTTGAACTCGAACGGAGCGGCATACGGCGACCTGGACAACGACGGCGACCTCGACCTGGTGACCAACAACATGGATGCACCGGCAGGCATCCACATCAACCAGGCCGTCGAACAAGGCCGCGGGCACTATCTGCGCCTGCAGTTGGAGGGCGCCCCGGGCCGGACCGTTCTGGGCGCGCGCGCCCTGGTGGAGGCGAACGGAGTGACGCAGCTGGCCGAACTGGCACCCGTACGCGGCTTTCAGAGCAGCGTGGAACCCATCCTCCATTTCGGCCTCGGCGGATCCGGGAAAGCGGACCAGGTGGAGGTGTTCTGGCCCGACGGCCGATACACCCGCCTCACCGACGTCACTGCCGATCAGGTCCTCACGATCCGGCACGATGACGCGTCCGACCGCGCACCGGGGCACCCCGCCCCCGCGGCCCTCCTTCAGCCTGCTGGTACCGGCCATGGATTGAGCTTCACGCATCGCGAGAACCCGTACGACGACTTCGCGGTGCAGGTCCTGTTGCCCCACAAGCGTTCCGAGGACGGCCCCCTCATGGCCAAGGCGGACCTCAATGGTGATGGCCGCGAGGACCTCTACATCGGCGGCGCGCGCGATCAGGCCGGTGCCTTGTTCATGTCCGATGGGGCCGATCGCTACAGGCAGGTCGAGGGGCCCTGGATCGACCACAAGGACCGCGAGGACCAGGGAGCCCTGTTCATGGACGCGGATGGCGACGGGGACCAGGACCTGCTCGTGCTCAGTGGCGGCTACGAGTCCGACCGGTCGGAGATCCACTTCCAACCGCGGATGTACACGAACCGGGGCATGGGGCGGTTCGGTCATGCGCCCGGCGCACTGCCCGTGTTGATGACCAGCGCGCAGCGGGCCGCCGCAGGCGACGTGGACGGCGATGGCGACCTCGACCTGTTCATCGGCGGGCGCGTGATCCCCGGAGCCTATCCGAGGGATCCGAGAAGCTACCTGCTCCTGAACGACGGCACGGGCCGGTTCGGCGATGCGACCGCTGAGCGCGCATCCCACCTGGCGGAGGCGGGCATGCTCACCGATGCCCTCTGGATGGACATCGACGGCGACGGTGACGCGGACCTGATCACCGCAGGCGAATGGCAGCCCATCGCGATGCACAGGAACGATGGTGGCCGGCTCGTCGCCCACACGGTGGAAGGCCTTCGGCACACGGCGGGCTGGTGGAACCGCATCGTGGCGGCCGATCCGGACCGCGATGGCGACCTGGATCTCGTGTGCGGCAACATCGGCTGGAACACCAAGTTCCACGCCACCGACGGTCATCCGCTGCACCTTTGCGCCAATGACATGGACGACAACGGCAGCCTGGACATCGTGCTGGCCAAGGAGGGGACCCACGGCAAGGTGCCCGTGCGCGGACGGGAATGCAGCAGCCAGCAGTGCCGCATGATCATCGATCGGTTCCCGACCTTCAAGGACTTCGCCAACGCCGACCTGGAGCGCATCTACACGCCGGAGAAGATCGGCTCGGCCCAGCACCTTGTCGCCGAGCAGATGCGTTCGTGCGTGGTGTGGAACGAGGGCGGTGGCCGATACCGAGCGGAGCCGCTGCCGATGCACGCGCAGACAGGGCCGCTCAACGGCATCGCGGTGCGTGACCTCAACGCGGACGGACACGCGGACATCATCGCGGCCGGCAACCACTGGGGCGCCGAGGTGGAGACCGTCCGCTACGACGCCGGCACCGGCATCGTGCTCCTGGGCGATGGCCAGGGCGGGTTCCGCCCGCTATCGGTCCGGGAAAGCGGGCTGTTCGCATGGCGCAACGCCAAGGACCTCGTGGTGCTGGAGCAGGGAGCAGGCGGCGCGCCCTGGGTGGTGGTCTCCAACAACAACGATGCTGTGGAGGTCTTCACACCGGGCCACGCCCGATCGGCATTGGCCGCGCGCCGGTGACCTCCGGTGCGGGCTACCTTCGCACAGCCCCACCCGGACATGTCCCTTCGCGCCATCTGCCTCCCTCTGCTCACGCTCCTTGTCGCCTGCGGGCCTTCCGGCACGGGCACCGGCACGAACGCACCTGCCCCCACCGGGCCCTTGTTCGTGGCCCTGCCGATCGACAGCACCGGCATCCGCTTCACCAACCGCCTGGAGGAGTCGCCCTCGATGAACTACTTCACCTACATCTACGCGTACAACGGCGGTGGCGTGGGCGCGGGCGACATCAATGGCGACGGGCTCCCCGACCTCTACTTCACCGGCAACCAGCAGCGCGACCGCCTCTACCTCAACAAGGGCGGCATGCACTTCGAGGACATCACGGAGACCGCCCTGGGAGCCGATCCTGGGGGCTGGCGCACCGGCGTGGCCATGGCGGATGCGAACGGGGACGGCCACCTGGACATCTATGTGTGCCGCAGCGGACCGACGGACGATACGGCGCTCACGCGCAACCTGCTCTACCTGAACAACGGCGACCTCACCTTCCGCGAGGCCGCCCACGACCTGGGCGTGGCCGACACCAGCCACAGCACGCAGGCGGCCTTCCTGGACGTGGAGGGGGACGGCGACCTGGACCTGTACGTCATCAACCATCCCAAGGACCGCCTCACGCGCGTCAGCGTGTCGCAGGTGCGCGCCGGCATCGAAGCGGGCACGGCCCCGAGCAACCGGCTCTTCGTGCAGGAGGACGGTCGCTTCCGGGAGGCCACCCGCGAGCACGGCCTGATGGACTTCAGCTTCAGCCTGGGCGTTTCGGTGGCCCACCTGGATGATGACGACCGGCCCGACCTCTACGTGGCGAACGACTTCGACGTGGCGGACGCGCTGTACACGAACGACGGTGGACGCTTCCGCGATGTCGTGAAGGAGCGCACGCACCACGTGAGCAATTTCGGCATGGGCTGCGATGTGGCCGACATCAACAACGACGCACTTCCGGACATCATGGTGCTGGACATGATGGCGGACGACCACGTGAGGAACAAGACCAACATGGGCAGCATGTCGCCCCAGGCCTTCTGGTCCATCGTGGCCGCCGGCCAGCAAGTCCAATACATGGTGAACACGCTGCAGTTGAACAACGGCAACGGCACATTCAGCGAGATCGCGCAATTGGCCGGCATCGCCCGCACGGACTGGAGCTGGGCCCCCTTGCTCGCCGACCTGGACAACGACGGCTGGAAGGACCTGATGGTCACCAACGGCTTTAAGCACGACATCCGCAACAACGACTACCAGCAGCAGGTGTACCGGGGCCTGAAGAGCGGCGAGGACTTCTACCGCACGCTGGACCTGGTGCCGAGCACGCGCATCCGCAACTACCTGTTCTGCAACCAGGGGGCCGACAGCACGGGCCGGGCGCGGCTCACGTTCGCGGACAGTACGCAGACCTGGGGCTTCACCGACCCTCTCAACAGCAACGGCGCGACCTACGCGGACCTGGACAACGACGGCGACCTCGACCTGGTGATCAACAACATCGACGCGCCCGCAACGGTGTACGCCAACCGTACCCGTGAGCTGCACCCCGAACGGCACTACCTGCGCTTCGCGCTCAAGCAGGGCGGGCGGGACGCGCACGGGGCCCGCGTCACACTGCGTCACCAAGGGTCTGTGCAATACCAGGAACTGAGCCCGGTGCGCGGATACCAGAGCACGGTGGAGCCCGTGCTCCATTTCGGGCTGGGACCCAACACCAGCGTGGACAGTGTGGAGGTGCGCTGGCCGGATGGCCGCTACACGCTGCTGCGCAACGTACAGACCGACCGGCTGGTGGCCGTGGACGACCGCGATGCAGGACCGGTACCTGGGCCGCGGCCGGGACCGGCTGCGCTGTTCACCGAGGACCCGTCGCTGATCCCGGAAGGCACGGCGCACCTCGACCCCACCTACGATGACTTCCAGCTTGAGGTGCTGCTGCCCCACAAAATGAGCGAGCTCGGGCCCATGCTCGCCGTGGCCGACGTGAACGGCGACGGCCAGGACGACCTGTGGATGGGCGGTGGCCGTGGACAGGCGCCCGTGCTGCTGGTGCAGACCACCTCGGGCACCATGCAGGTGGCCCGCAACGCGCATCCGCTCACCGGAGAAGGCCAGGAACTGCTGGGTGCACGCTTCATCGACGGGGATGGGGACGGCGATCAGGACCTGCTCGTGATCGCCGGCTCCAACGAAGATGACCTGCGCAGCACGGCCTACCGCCACCATTACCTGCGCAACGACGGCACCGGCCGGTTCACCCGCATGGAGGATGCCCTGCCGCCGATGATGACCAGCGGCCAGCGGGCCGATGCGGCGGACATCGATGGCGACGGGGACCTCGACCTCTTCCTCGGCGGACGCCAGACCCCGGCGCACTACCCCTTCGCCCCCCGCTCCTACCTGCTGATCAACGACGGCACCGGACACTTCACGGATGCCACGGAACAACGGGCAAAGGACCTGATGGGACCTGGCCTGGTGAGCGATGCGCGCTTCGCGGACCTCGATGGCGACCACGATCCGGACCTTGTGCTCGTCGGGGAATGGATGCCGGTGATGGTGATGATGAACGCGGGTGGGCGCTTCACGAATGCCACGGCGGCCGCAGGGCTCGAAGGCACCACCGGCTGGTGGAACAGCCTCTGTGCCGCCGACCTGGACGGTGACGGTGATGTGGACCTCGCCGCCGGCAACCTGGGATGGAACAGCAAGTTCAAAGCGGATGCTGCCCACCCTGTGCACGTGTACTGGGCCGACATGGACGGCAACGGCCGCTCGGACATCGTGCTGGCCAAGGAGAAGTCGGGGCACCAGATCCCGGTGCGCGGCCGCGAATGCAGCAGCCAGCAGTGCCCCGTGATCATGCAGCGCTTCCCCACCTACGAAGCGTTCGCCAATGCCGATCTACAGGCCATCTACACGCCGGAGAAGCTGGGCAAAGCGCTGCATCGCACCGCCACCTGGATGCGCTCCAGCGTGATGCTGAACGACGGCGCAGGCCGCTTCAGCATCCGGGCACTGCCCGTGGAGGCACAGCTGGGTCCCGTGAACGGCATCGTGGCCCTGGACGTGAACGCCGACGGCCGGCTCGATCTGGTGACCGCGGGCAACCACTGGGGCGCCGAAGTGGAGACCGTGCGCTACGATGCGGGGCGCGGCTGTGTGCTGCTGGGCGATGGCAAGGGGGGGTTCACCCCGCTCACGCCCACGACCTCGGGGTTCTTCGCCGGCGGCAACGCGCGTGACCTGGCGGTGATCCGTGTGGGACCGGACCGCACACCTGCGGTGATCGTGGCCGGCCATGGCGAGCGGCCTGCGGCCTTCACCTTGGGGCGTCGGGTCAACGTGCTTTCCGCAAGGTGAACGCGAAGGTGCTGCCCCGCCCCTCCTCGCTCTTCACGGTGATGGTCTGCCCGTGCGCGTCCACGATGTGCTTCACGATCGCAAGTCCCAGACCGCTGCCACCTTCGTTCCGCGAACGGCTCTTGCCCACCCGGTAGAACCGTTCGAACAGCCGCGGCAGATGCTCCTCGCTGATGCCGATGCCGTTATCGCTCACCTCCACGAGCACACGCTCATCCAGGTCGTCCACGCTCACCGTGCAGTGTCCGCCCGGCCGGCCGTAGTTCACCCCGTTCACGAACAGATTGACGAACACCTGGATCAGGCGGTCCTTGTCGCCGAGCACGGCAAGATCCTCCGGCACCTTGTCCAGCAGGGTGATGCCCTTCTCCCGCGCGGGCAGCTCCACATCCTCCATGGCCTCCTCCACGACCTCGCGGAGCGGGATGCGGTGCAACCGCAGGTCCATCACACCGCTTTCGAGCTTCGTGATCAGGTCGAGGTCCTCCACGATCTTGATCAACCGGTCGACCCCGTGGCTGGCGCGGGTGAGGAAATCACGATTGACCTTCTCGTCCTCGAGACCGCCTTCCAGCAGGGTGAGGATGTAGCCCTGGATATTGAAGATCGGCGTCTTGAGCTCGTGGGCCAGGTTACCGATGAACTCCCGTCGGAATTTCTCGCGCTCCTTGAGCTCGGTGATCTCGCTGCGGCGTGCGCTCGCCCACTCGGCCACCTCGCCTTCCACACGGCCCAGCGCATCGTCGCTCATGCCCACGGCCGGGACGTCCGCCGCGCCGCGCAGGCCCTGCACGGTCTTGTAGATGCCCCGGATGCGGTCCTGGATGAAGCGCCGCAGTGCGAAGCTCAGCAACAAGTAGGACACCGCCACCGCCAACACACCCACGACGATCGCCTGCGCGGCCCGCGGGAGGCCGTGATCACCGGTGACGACAAGGGTCGTGACCGCCGCCACGCCGCCGATCACCAAGGTGACCAGGAGAATGAGCTGGCGTGGATGGATCGGGCGCATGCGAGGCCGCCAAGATACCCGGGTCGATGCCTGGAACATGGCCGGGGCCACGCCGAGCGCGGGATTTAATGCTCCGTTAACATGGCCCTGAACCACCCCGGTACCTTTGGACGCCGCCTCACGGAGGAGGTCGCCCATGCCGTTCGGAATCCTCGCCTTCCTGAAGCTCGCCGGTTCGCTCGGGCTCTTCATCTACGGCATGAAGGTGATGAGCGAGGGGCTTCAGAAGATGGCCGGCACGGGTATGCGCACGGCGTTGAACGCCATTACGCGCGCGCGCTGGAAAGGCGTGCTCACGGGCCTGGGCATCACCGCGGTGCTTCAGTATTCGAGCGCGACCACCGTGATGGTGGTGAGCTTCGTCAACGCCGGGCTGATGAACCTGCGGCAGGCCATCCCGGTGATCATGGGGGCGAACATCGGCACCACGCTGAAGGCCCTGCTCATCAGCGTGCTGGGCTTCGCGTCGCTGCCCCTCGCCGAACTCTGCATCCCCATCATCGGTTTGGCCTTCCCGCTCATGTTCCTGCGCAGCGACCGCTGGCGACGGGTGGCGCAGTTCCTGATCGGGTTCGCCCTGCTGTTCCTGGGCCTCGACTTCCTGCGCGACAACGTTCCGGTGCTGAGCCCCGGAGCGCTCTACTTCCTGCGCGACCTGGGGGACAACGGGATCTTCAGCGTCCTCCTCTTCGTGCTCTTCGGCCTCTTCCTGGCGGTGGTGATCCAAAGCTCCAGCGCCGCCCTGGCCCTGACGATGGTGCTGTGCGAGAACGGCACCATCGGGTATCCGATGGCGGCGGCCATCGTGCTCGGAGAGAACATCGGCACCACCGTCACGGCCAACGTGGCCGCGCTTGTGGGCAACGTGTACGCGAAGCGCGCCGCCCGTGCGCACCTCATGTTCAATGTCATCGGGGTGCTGTGGGCCCTGCTCCTCTTCAGCCCCATCCTCCGGGGGGTCGCCTGGCTCGTGCGGGAAGGCACCGGCGGTTCGCCCTTCACCGATGTGCACGCGGTGAAGTACGGCCTGGCCTGGTTCCATGTGCTGTTCAATACGCTGAACACCTTGCTCCTGGTGGGTCTCGTGCCCTTTCTGGAGCTGCTGGTCACGCGGATGGTACCCAGCCGCGGCGAGGCCGACGAGGAGCACCGGCTGGAATACATCGACACCGATGTGCCCCTGCCCGCCGAGCTCACCGAACTGGAGGCCCGGCGCGAGATCGTGAAGCTGGGGCGCTTGTGCGGCCGGATGCTCGAGATGACCCGCGACCTCCTCACCGTCACCGCCGCCGGGGAGCGCGAGCGGCTGTTGCGCCGCATCGCCCGCTACGAGGAGATCACCGACCGCATGGAACTGGAGGTGGGCCGCTACCTGACGAAGACCGGTGCCGAGGTGCGCGATGAGGCCTCGAGCTCCCGCATCCGGGCCCTGCTGGCCATCGCCGGCGACCTGGAGCGCGTGGGCGACATCTTCTTCCAGATGAGCAAGGCCCTGGAACGCCGCTCCGATGACCGCCTCTGGTTCACGCCCGAGCAGCGCAACAACCTGCTGCAGATGATGGCGGTGCTGGAGAAGGCCTTCGCCGTGATGCACCGCAACCTGGAGGGCGACGGCACGAACGTGGCCCTCGACGAGGCCGTGATGGTGGAGGAGCAGATCAACCAGTTGCGCGACCAGCTGCGCAAGGCCCACCTCCGCAGCATCGAAAGCGGCGACTACAATGTGCGCAGCGGCCTGGTGTACACGGACCTGTTCAACAGCTGCGAGAAGGTGGGCGACCACCTGATCAACGTCTCCGAAGCGCTGAGCGGCGAGTTCTGACCTGCCTTCAAGGCAGCACGATCGGACCCGTGGTGATCGCGTTGCTCTCGTGCAACGCACGGTCCACCAACTTCACCACGTACCGCACCGTATCGAACGGTGTGTTGGGAATGGTGGGCCAGGGCGTCAGGGCCACGGCCAGCTCCCCTTCCAGCGTCTTGTCCTGCCCGGACGGGGTGATCACCGGTACGCGGTAGTAAAGGGGCAGCAGCAGGGCAGGTCGCACCCACAC
Proteins encoded in this region:
- a CDS encoding Na/Pi cotransporter family protein, which produces MPFGILAFLKLAGSLGLFIYGMKVMSEGLQKMAGTGMRTALNAITRARWKGVLTGLGITAVLQYSSATTVMVVSFVNAGLMNLRQAIPVIMGANIGTTLKALLISVLGFASLPLAELCIPIIGLAFPLMFLRSDRWRRVAQFLIGFALLFLGLDFLRDNVPVLSPGALYFLRDLGDNGIFSVLLFVLFGLFLAVVIQSSSAALALTMVLCENGTIGYPMAAAIVLGENIGTTVTANVAALVGNVYAKRAARAHLMFNVIGVLWALLLFSPILRGVAWLVREGTGGSPFTDVHAVKYGLAWFHVLFNTLNTLLLVGLVPFLELLVTRMVPSRGEADEEHRLEYIDTDVPLPAELTELEARREIVKLGRLCGRMLEMTRDLLTVTAAGERERLLRRIARYEEITDRMELEVGRYLTKTGAEVRDEASSSRIRALLAIAGDLERVGDIFFQMSKALERRSDDRLWFTPEQRNNLLQMMAVLEKAFAVMHRNLEGDGTNVALDEAVMVEEQINQLRDQLRKAHLRSIESGDYNVRSGLVYTDLFNSCEKVGDHLINVSEALSGEF
- a CDS encoding VCBS repeat-containing protein — encoded protein: MLSIALAIGCGGDPTPEPVTAPSEATPAPLFITLPAENSGVRFTNRVEENDTRNYFVYEYMYNGGGVAIGDVNGDGLPDIYLTGNLVADRLYLNRGGLRFEDVTDAALPKESTHGWHTGVAMADVNGDGHLDIHVCRAGWTSDPQARTNLLYLNDGQGRFKEVGHEWGIADTTRSTQGLFFDHDRDGDLDLFVINSPLQGNSKANNAEVERSIQEHRSPTSRLYRNDGNRFTDITATSGLWNMAYSLGVACSDLDQDGIQDLYVSNDYVAPDFLYMGRSDGTYVNEVLARTRHISNFGMGCDIADYDNDGLPDIVVLDMVSEEHARSKRNMGAMSPAQFWGVVAAGYHHQYMFNTLQRNNGNGSFSEVGQLAGISKTDWSWAPLLADLDNDGWKDLLVTNGYKRDMRDNDYSAKAKAIRASGQAMRPMEVLALVPSTQVRNYLYRNNGDLGFRNVSVEWGFKEALNSNGAAYGDLDNDGDLDLVTNNMDAPAGIHINQAVEQGRGHYLRLQLEGAPGRTVLGARALVEANGVTQLAELAPVRGFQSSVEPILHFGLGGSGKADQVEVFWPDGRYTRLTDVTADQVLTIRHDDASDRAPGHPAPAALLQPAGTGHGLSFTHRENPYDDFAVQVLLPHKRSEDGPLMAKADLNGDGREDLYIGGARDQAGALFMSDGADRYRQVEGPWIDHKDREDQGALFMDADGDGDQDLLVLSGGYESDRSEIHFQPRMYTNRGMGRFGHAPGALPVLMTSAQRAAAGDVDGDGDLDLFIGGRVIPGAYPRDPRSYLLLNDGTGRFGDATAERASHLAEAGMLTDALWMDIDGDGDADLITAGEWQPIAMHRNDGGRLVAHTVEGLRHTAGWWNRIVAADPDRDGDLDLVCGNIGWNTKFHATDGHPLHLCANDMDDNGSLDIVLAKEGTHGKVPVRGRECSSQQCRMIIDRFPTFKDFANADLERIYTPEKIGSAQHLVAEQMRSCVVWNEGGGRYRAEPLPMHAQTGPLNGIAVRDLNADGHADIIAAGNHWGAEVETVRYDAGTGIVLLGDGQGGFRPLSVRESGLFAWRNAKDLVVLEQGAGGAPWVVVSNNNDAVEVFTPGHARSALAARR
- a CDS encoding sensor histidine kinase, translating into MRPIHPRQLILLVTLVIGGVAAVTTLVVTGDHGLPRAAQAIVVGVLAVAVSYLLLSFALRRFIQDRIRGIYKTVQGLRGAADVPAVGMSDDALGRVEGEVAEWASARRSEITELKEREKFRREFIGNLAHELKTPIFNIQGYILTLLEGGLEDEKVNRDFLTRASHGVDRLIKIVEDLDLITKLESGVMDLRLHRIPLREVVEEAMEDVELPAREKGITLLDKVPEDLAVLGDKDRLIQVFVNLFVNGVNYGRPGGHCTVSVDDLDERVLVEVSDNGIGISEEHLPRLFERFYRVGKSRSRNEGGSGLGLAIVKHIVDAHGQTITVKSEEGRGSTFAFTLRKAR
- a CDS encoding VCBS repeat-containing protein, giving the protein MSLRAICLPLLTLLVACGPSGTGTGTNAPAPTGPLFVALPIDSTGIRFTNRLEESPSMNYFTYIYAYNGGGVGAGDINGDGLPDLYFTGNQQRDRLYLNKGGMHFEDITETALGADPGGWRTGVAMADANGDGHLDIYVCRSGPTDDTALTRNLLYLNNGDLTFREAAHDLGVADTSHSTQAAFLDVEGDGDLDLYVINHPKDRLTRVSVSQVRAGIEAGTAPSNRLFVQEDGRFREATREHGLMDFSFSLGVSVAHLDDDDRPDLYVANDFDVADALYTNDGGRFRDVVKERTHHVSNFGMGCDVADINNDALPDIMVLDMMADDHVRNKTNMGSMSPQAFWSIVAAGQQVQYMVNTLQLNNGNGTFSEIAQLAGIARTDWSWAPLLADLDNDGWKDLMVTNGFKHDIRNNDYQQQVYRGLKSGEDFYRTLDLVPSTRIRNYLFCNQGADSTGRARLTFADSTQTWGFTDPLNSNGATYADLDNDGDLDLVINNIDAPATVYANRTRELHPERHYLRFALKQGGRDAHGARVTLRHQGSVQYQELSPVRGYQSTVEPVLHFGLGPNTSVDSVEVRWPDGRYTLLRNVQTDRLVAVDDRDAGPVPGPRPGPAALFTEDPSLIPEGTAHLDPTYDDFQLEVLLPHKMSELGPMLAVADVNGDGQDDLWMGGGRGQAPVLLVQTTSGTMQVARNAHPLTGEGQELLGARFIDGDGDGDQDLLVIAGSNEDDLRSTAYRHHYLRNDGTGRFTRMEDALPPMMTSGQRADAADIDGDGDLDLFLGGRQTPAHYPFAPRSYLLINDGTGHFTDATEQRAKDLMGPGLVSDARFADLDGDHDPDLVLVGEWMPVMVMMNAGGRFTNATAAAGLEGTTGWWNSLCAADLDGDGDVDLAAGNLGWNSKFKADAAHPVHVYWADMDGNGRSDIVLAKEKSGHQIPVRGRECSSQQCPVIMQRFPTYEAFANADLQAIYTPEKLGKALHRTATWMRSSVMLNDGAGRFSIRALPVEAQLGPVNGIVALDVNADGRLDLVTAGNHWGAEVETVRYDAGRGCVLLGDGKGGFTPLTPTTSGFFAGGNARDLAVIRVGPDRTPAVIVAGHGERPAAFTLGRRVNVLSAR